A single window of Micrococcaceae bacterium Sec5.1 DNA harbors:
- a CDS encoding sugar ABC transporter permease — MSPHLATSASRRSFGAPRRRGSARKTLLGLFFLSPAIVLIATFTITPFAQAILLSFQSWDGVSPDTPFIGWKNYESVFKNEAFWASMQNVAVFALVGFFIGNGLAIAMAVAVNKVVRGKTFFRTVFYLPGVLSVVVVGLIFTSLFSPQSGVLNRMLEIVGLGAFQQNWLGDPALALPSVIAVFIWFHWGFGFLLFLAGLQDIPSELYEAAELDGARAWSKFRFITWPQLAPVTTIVSLLTLLAALQVFGTVQVLTNGGPGYHTMVPTLQIYAEAFTNHEYGSAAAMSVVFGGALVLLSLVQLAVSARRSRA; from the coding sequence ATGTCCCCCCACCTCGCGACATCTGCGTCGCGGCGCTCCTTCGGGGCGCCGCGACGCAGAGGCAGCGCGCGCAAGACGCTGCTCGGGCTTTTCTTCCTCTCCCCTGCGATCGTTCTGATAGCTACGTTCACCATCACTCCATTCGCGCAAGCCATCCTGCTCAGTTTCCAGAGCTGGGACGGTGTCAGCCCGGACACGCCCTTTATCGGCTGGAAGAACTACGAGTCAGTGTTTAAGAACGAAGCGTTCTGGGCATCCATGCAGAACGTCGCAGTCTTCGCTCTGGTCGGTTTCTTCATCGGTAACGGTCTCGCGATCGCCATGGCCGTGGCAGTCAACAAAGTGGTACGAGGAAAAACCTTCTTCCGGACAGTCTTCTATCTTCCCGGAGTCCTCTCGGTCGTCGTCGTTGGTTTGATCTTTACCTCGCTCTTCTCACCGCAATCCGGAGTCCTCAATCGCATGCTCGAGATCGTGGGACTCGGCGCCTTCCAACAAAACTGGCTCGGCGATCCTGCCCTCGCGCTGCCATCGGTCATTGCGGTGTTCATCTGGTTCCACTGGGGCTTCGGATTCCTGCTTTTCCTCGCAGGACTCCAGGACATTCCCTCGGAACTTTACGAAGCCGCTGAATTGGACGGGGCCAGGGCGTGGTCGAAATTCCGGTTCATCACCTGGCCGCAGCTGGCGCCTGTAACCACCATTGTCAGCCTGCTCACCCTCTTGGCGGCACTGCAGGTCTTTGGCACCGTCCAGGTGCTGACGAACGGAGGACCCGGCTATCACACGATGGTTCCGACCCTGCAAATTTATGCTGAAGCTTTTACCAACCACGAGTATGGCAGCGCTGCCGCCATGTCGGTTGTCTTCGGCGGTGCCCTCGTGCTGCTCTCTCTGGTTCAGCTTGCCGTCTCAGCCAGGCGGTCCCGGGCATGA
- a CDS encoding extracellular solute-binding protein has product MRKNSSTPASPATIRRRAVTVGAVAVAASLFLQGCSAGGGSTNASGDSSGAVELTFLNQSRGQEAALNQLAEQYSKEKGIKITVDSPGPTDYLPKLQAKAQSKSMPDIYSSFNATDMAPFYKAGWAMNLQSELQGDWGKNFSPAVINMSTFADGNNLGVPAGIYTAHWETQTYGLLLDTAATGIDPKALPKTSSELISKLAAASKNGQGTFSVAASLTPQLIQGFASNWLTDDEISATFDGKASWKSEGWRNAFQLLVDLKKAGVIANGSLTGGQNDNPTVEASFFSKHEVGAIFDASPGVSVGFKTAPDYNSFISLTVPPAANGKLAPRSPGLPGKGAVINPKGKHPKEALEFVKWLTAPSQQKVFAEVGHIMPSNPELLASGTLSPQLSGFGAGVKDMQVLPNTIKTNVNTAIIRDAQGLVLGELTIDQVLDDLQAAQDKS; this is encoded by the coding sequence ATGCGTAAAAACAGCAGTACTCCAGCAAGTCCGGCAACCATCCGGCGTCGGGCTGTTACCGTCGGCGCGGTTGCAGTCGCCGCTTCACTCTTCCTCCAGGGCTGTTCCGCTGGCGGCGGCTCCACGAACGCGTCCGGTGACAGCTCTGGTGCGGTTGAGTTGACCTTCCTTAACCAATCCCGCGGACAGGAAGCGGCCCTGAATCAGCTCGCGGAGCAGTACTCCAAGGAGAAGGGCATCAAAATCACGGTTGATTCGCCCGGCCCGACTGATTATCTGCCCAAGCTGCAGGCAAAAGCACAGTCGAAATCCATGCCTGACATCTACTCCTCTTTCAATGCAACGGACATGGCGCCCTTCTACAAGGCCGGCTGGGCGATGAACCTTCAATCGGAGTTGCAGGGAGACTGGGGCAAGAACTTCAGCCCCGCCGTGATCAACATGTCTACGTTCGCAGATGGGAATAACCTGGGTGTTCCCGCCGGAATCTACACGGCGCATTGGGAAACCCAGACGTACGGGCTCCTCCTGGACACGGCAGCGACGGGCATCGACCCCAAGGCCCTGCCAAAGACGTCCAGTGAACTCATCTCAAAACTCGCAGCGGCCAGCAAGAACGGCCAGGGCACCTTCTCTGTCGCAGCCTCGCTGACACCCCAGCTTATCCAGGGGTTCGCCTCAAACTGGCTGACGGACGATGAGATCTCCGCGACTTTTGACGGCAAGGCCAGCTGGAAGTCCGAGGGGTGGCGCAATGCCTTCCAACTGCTCGTGGATTTGAAAAAGGCCGGCGTCATTGCCAACGGCTCCCTTACGGGCGGCCAAAATGACAATCCCACCGTGGAAGCATCATTTTTCAGCAAGCATGAAGTTGGCGCCATTTTCGACGCTTCCCCCGGAGTCTCGGTCGGATTCAAGACCGCCCCCGACTACAACAGCTTCATCTCTTTGACCGTTCCGCCGGCCGCCAACGGCAAGCTTGCACCCCGCTCACCGGGCCTTCCTGGAAAGGGCGCAGTCATCAATCCGAAGGGTAAGCACCCCAAGGAAGCGCTGGAGTTCGTCAAATGGCTGACTGCTCCTTCACAGCAGAAGGTCTTCGCTGAAGTGGGTCACATCATGCCATCGAACCCTGAGCTGCTGGCAAGCGGGACACTATCGCCCCAACTTTCCGGATTTGGGGCAGGTGTTAAGGACATGCAGGTTCTGCCGAACACCATCAAGACCAACGTGAACACCGCTATCATCCGGGATGCGCAGGGCCTTGTCCTCGGCGAGCTTACGATCGACCAGGTCCTGGATGACCTGCAGGCTGCCCAGGATAAGAGCTGA
- a CDS encoding beta-galactosidase produces the protein MREAAMRSAFSTTPWYGGDYNPEQWPESIWPEDVRLMKAAGVNLATVGVFSWAMLEPKENQYDFEWLDRALDNLHAGNIRVDLATATASPPPWFSLAYPESLPVTADGVRLAPGSRQTYCPSSPAYRSAAGRLARKLAERYGQHPALALWHINNEYGCHVARCYCDESAAAFRRWLEKKYVDVNGLNHAWGTAFWSQRYGSFAEVLPPRTTAAFANPTQLLDFDRFSSDELLGCFLAEKAILREVTPDIPVTTNFMGVFRGADYWQWAQHVDVISDDLYPDPADPDAPLGAAMARDLMRSLGRGKPWILMEQSTGAVITRPENAPKTPGQMRALSYQAMARGADGILFFQWRQSAAGAEKFHSAMLPHSGTDTRIWREVAQLGHELDRLPQLMGKHVPAQAAIVFDWNSWWALEQRGQPVESSYLALVAPWHAAMTRAGIVVDFVRGDEDLAAYPLIIVPNLLVATDAQLDALDKAANSGSTVFVTAQSAILDESLHVRLNGYLGKLQQTLGAWIEEFVPLAAAWQRPGSIPVRPDATIPPTVEVLGDVFAGGGATALGWSEAVRIQDAEVKARFGQGHLKGMPALTRRSTGNGAAWYLATRLEPRAMTELVHTLLGEAGIAFDTATEIPDGEGWVETVRRGEVSFVINHGCVPVTLTARGTDLLSGGPTAGMVLESQGVAVIEHQAITSSAYLQPSSALVEQSSCP, from the coding sequence ATGAGAGAGGCAGCTATGCGCTCCGCGTTCTCCACCACCCCGTGGTACGGCGGTGACTACAACCCCGAACAGTGGCCCGAATCGATATGGCCTGAAGACGTTCGCCTGATGAAGGCTGCAGGAGTCAATCTCGCAACTGTTGGCGTTTTCTCCTGGGCCATGCTGGAGCCGAAAGAGAACCAGTACGATTTCGAATGGCTCGACCGGGCCTTGGACAACCTCCACGCTGGGAACATCCGCGTCGATCTTGCAACGGCGACGGCTTCACCTCCGCCATGGTTTTCCTTGGCCTATCCGGAGTCACTTCCGGTGACAGCCGACGGCGTCCGCTTGGCCCCGGGCTCACGCCAGACATACTGCCCGAGCTCGCCAGCCTACCGTTCAGCCGCGGGACGGCTCGCACGAAAGCTTGCCGAGCGGTATGGTCAGCATCCCGCGCTGGCCCTATGGCATATCAACAACGAGTACGGATGCCATGTGGCCCGCTGCTATTGCGACGAATCGGCGGCAGCTTTCCGACGCTGGCTTGAAAAGAAATACGTCGACGTCAACGGACTCAACCATGCTTGGGGTACAGCCTTCTGGTCCCAGCGCTACGGGTCCTTCGCCGAGGTCTTGCCTCCGCGGACGACAGCAGCCTTCGCAAACCCCACCCAACTGCTCGACTTTGACCGCTTCAGCTCTGACGAACTGCTCGGCTGCTTCCTTGCCGAGAAAGCCATCCTGCGAGAAGTAACGCCGGACATACCGGTGACCACCAACTTCATGGGTGTCTTCCGCGGTGCGGACTACTGGCAATGGGCGCAACACGTCGATGTCATTTCAGATGATCTGTACCCCGATCCTGCAGACCCCGACGCGCCCCTCGGCGCAGCCATGGCGCGCGACCTCATGCGGTCCTTGGGCAGGGGCAAGCCGTGGATCCTGATGGAACAGTCCACCGGCGCTGTTATCACCCGGCCAGAGAACGCTCCCAAGACGCCAGGGCAGATGCGGGCATTGTCCTACCAGGCCATGGCCCGTGGAGCCGACGGAATTCTCTTCTTCCAGTGGCGCCAATCCGCAGCTGGCGCAGAGAAATTCCACTCAGCGATGCTGCCCCATTCCGGGACCGACACGCGGATCTGGCGCGAAGTAGCCCAGCTCGGGCACGAGCTGGACAGACTCCCCCAGCTCATGGGCAAACACGTCCCCGCCCAGGCGGCGATCGTTTTCGATTGGAACAGTTGGTGGGCCTTGGAGCAGCGCGGGCAACCAGTCGAATCCAGCTATCTCGCCCTCGTAGCTCCTTGGCACGCAGCCATGACAAGGGCCGGTATCGTGGTCGATTTCGTTCGCGGCGATGAGGACCTCGCCGCATATCCCCTCATCATCGTCCCCAACCTCCTCGTAGCAACAGACGCCCAACTTGACGCTCTGGACAAGGCCGCCAACTCCGGATCGACCGTTTTCGTCACAGCCCAATCGGCGATCCTCGATGAGTCCCTGCATGTCCGGCTGAACGGCTATCTTGGCAAGCTGCAGCAGACCCTGGGGGCGTGGATCGAAGAGTTCGTACCCCTTGCGGCTGCATGGCAGCGACCCGGCTCCATCCCGGTTCGGCCCGACGCGACCATCCCTCCAACAGTAGAAGTGCTCGGCGACGTATTTGCCGGCGGCGGCGCCACGGCTCTTGGATGGAGCGAAGCGGTACGCATCCAGGACGCAGAGGTCAAGGCGCGCTTCGGACAAGGCCACCTTAAGGGAATGCCTGCCCTCACGCGCAGATCCACGGGGAACGGCGCAGCGTGGTATTTGGCCACCCGTCTGGAACCCCGCGCGATGACCGAGCTGGTCCACACCTTGCTCGGCGAAGCAGGCATCGCATTCGATACGGCTACGGAGATACCCGACGGAGAAGGATGGGTTGAGACCGTCCGGCGCGGCGAAGTGAGCTTCGTGATCAACCATGGCTGCGTTCCTGTAACTCTCACCGCCAGAGGCACAGATCTGCTGAGCGGAGGCCCAACAGCTGGAATGGTCCTCGAGTCGCAAGGTGTGGCGGTTATCGAACACCAAGCCATCACATCCAGCGCATACCTCCAACCATCTTCGGCCTTGGTGGAGCAATCATCGTGCCCATGA
- a CDS encoding TetR/AcrR family transcriptional regulator translates to MAEKRGEYAKSNKRREALSAAALNLVQAKGHRNVTVSEVAQMAGASEPTVFYHFPTKESLWISALKQFDDENIRSVGHEAGAIADMGRRAEVGVRRPHIPLLYAEMAGAAVDRENPANPYFQERMARSLQVIATDIERLQGEGKVPADIDAHVAARVLLACWEGLQFQWQHGPEFDIRAHLEWNIRAVLGPDALTPP, encoded by the coding sequence ATGGCGGAAAAGCGGGGGGAGTACGCAAAGTCGAACAAGCGCCGGGAAGCGCTCAGCGCGGCGGCGCTCAATCTTGTGCAGGCCAAGGGGCATCGGAATGTCACGGTCTCCGAGGTTGCCCAAATGGCCGGGGCCAGCGAGCCGACGGTCTTCTACCATTTCCCCACCAAGGAAAGTCTGTGGATCTCTGCCTTGAAGCAGTTTGACGACGAGAACATCCGCAGCGTTGGTCATGAGGCCGGAGCTATCGCTGATATGGGCCGTCGTGCGGAAGTAGGTGTTCGCCGCCCCCACATTCCGCTTCTTTATGCGGAAATGGCGGGCGCCGCCGTCGACCGGGAAAACCCCGCGAACCCCTACTTCCAAGAGCGAATGGCCCGATCCCTGCAGGTCATAGCGACCGATATTGAACGCCTGCAGGGCGAAGGCAAGGTACCGGCTGACATAGATGCGCACGTGGCAGCCCGCGTTCTCCTCGCGTGCTGGGAAGGTTTGCAATTCCAGTGGCAGCACGGACCTGAGTTCGACATTCGAGCCCATTTGGAATGGAACATCCGGGCAGTCCTGGGTCCTGACGCACTGACCCCGCCGTGA
- a CDS encoding glycoside hydrolase family 2 TIM barrel-domain containing protein, whose protein sequence is MTKDLTEYRQPTRVSFNSGWSVRPKIGFFSELRPGQAPPESICLPHDALVGSARIPSDNGSNTGYVPGGAFAYSKEFDVPSEWSDCHVAVDFEGVYRDAMVFVNDDFVAQRPYGYSGFRVDMTPHLRHGERNVIRVEARAHEDSRWYSGVGIYRDVWLTVAGDVHLDYAGVQITTPDLDADLGVAAIATTLRNSGARPRTVRVHVDILDQEQVLVAQTEAPVTVLPAESAVLRQRLTIKNPQLWDVNDPNLYTAVTRVFDGGDELELSTTAFGFRTLQLDTAHGLRLNGRTVKLRGACIHHDNGPLGAATIRRAEERRVELLKKAGFNAIRSSHNPLSPAMLDACDRQGLLVIDEAFDVWTESKSSFDYSLRFADWWERDVEAMVLKDANHPSVIMYSIGNEIPETGNSLGAVWGRRITEKIRQLDPTRFTTNGMNPMVSVIHRLAEAGRNMEGGVNSAMNQMGDLMKDIATSDLVTNSTEESFAVVDVAGLNYGESRYELDRKLFPNRLIVGTETFPAKISENWVAIEQNSHLIGDFTWTGWDYLGEAGIGRVNYADEGPQSFGAPFPWRTAWCGDIDITGHRRPVSYFREIVFGLRAEPYIAVHPPENFMREARPTQWSFSDAVATWDWDVAEGTPMRIEVYSAAPEVELQINGKSTGVRPTGPANGFKAIFETEFAAGEVTAIARNADGSEARWSLTTPEGLPTLRVRTDRTTIDASDGDLAFVDISLEDDAGRVFRQGAEPFSVVVEGDGVLQGVGNGNPQSQDSFRSDVGNTYEGRALAIVRPTGAGEITITVKGANQTATITVTAVDRLVHALVH, encoded by the coding sequence ATGACGAAGGACCTCACCGAATACAGGCAGCCCACACGCGTTTCCTTCAACAGTGGGTGGTCCGTTCGCCCGAAAATCGGCTTCTTCTCCGAGTTGCGCCCCGGCCAGGCACCACCGGAATCTATCTGCCTACCTCACGACGCGCTTGTGGGATCAGCACGGATTCCCAGCGATAACGGGTCGAACACCGGCTACGTCCCCGGGGGTGCGTTCGCGTACTCGAAGGAGTTCGATGTGCCGTCCGAGTGGAGCGATTGCCACGTCGCGGTCGACTTTGAGGGCGTCTACCGCGACGCGATGGTTTTCGTAAATGACGACTTCGTGGCCCAACGCCCGTACGGCTACTCCGGTTTCCGCGTGGACATGACCCCCCACCTACGCCATGGGGAACGGAATGTCATCCGGGTTGAGGCACGCGCGCACGAGGACTCACGCTGGTACAGCGGTGTGGGCATTTACCGTGATGTCTGGCTCACTGTCGCCGGCGACGTGCATCTCGACTACGCGGGCGTCCAGATCACGACCCCTGACCTTGATGCTGACCTGGGCGTCGCAGCCATAGCGACGACGCTGCGCAACTCCGGGGCCCGACCGCGAACAGTGCGGGTTCACGTTGACATCCTTGACCAGGAACAGGTGTTGGTCGCGCAAACTGAGGCCCCCGTAACTGTCCTTCCGGCTGAGTCCGCGGTGCTGCGCCAGCGTCTGACCATCAAGAACCCACAGCTGTGGGACGTCAATGATCCCAACCTTTACACAGCGGTGACCCGCGTGTTCGACGGCGGCGACGAGCTTGAGCTTTCCACCACCGCGTTTGGCTTCCGCACGCTGCAACTGGATACCGCGCACGGCCTGCGCCTGAACGGACGGACCGTTAAACTGCGGGGCGCGTGCATTCACCATGACAATGGACCCCTCGGCGCAGCCACCATCCGCAGGGCAGAAGAACGCCGCGTCGAACTGCTCAAGAAGGCCGGATTCAACGCCATCAGGAGTAGCCATAACCCCCTCAGCCCCGCCATGCTCGACGCTTGCGACCGCCAGGGGCTACTTGTCATCGATGAGGCCTTCGACGTTTGGACCGAGTCCAAATCATCCTTTGACTATTCACTGCGCTTCGCTGACTGGTGGGAGCGCGACGTCGAAGCGATGGTGCTCAAAGACGCCAACCACCCCAGCGTCATCATGTATTCGATCGGGAATGAGATTCCCGAGACCGGAAACTCCCTGGGCGCAGTGTGGGGCAGGCGCATCACTGAGAAGATCCGTCAGTTGGATCCCACCCGCTTCACAACGAACGGCATGAATCCGATGGTCTCCGTCATCCACCGCCTCGCCGAGGCGGGAAGGAACATGGAAGGCGGCGTCAACTCAGCCATGAATCAGATGGGCGATTTGATGAAGGACATCGCGACGTCGGACCTGGTCACCAACAGCACTGAGGAGTCTTTTGCGGTAGTCGACGTTGCCGGACTCAACTATGGAGAGAGCAGGTACGAGCTGGACCGTAAGCTGTTCCCGAACCGCCTCATCGTGGGGACCGAGACTTTCCCCGCAAAGATCAGTGAGAACTGGGTGGCCATTGAACAGAACTCACATCTCATCGGCGACTTCACCTGGACAGGATGGGACTACCTGGGTGAGGCCGGTATAGGACGCGTCAACTACGCTGACGAAGGACCCCAGTCCTTCGGTGCACCATTCCCTTGGCGGACCGCGTGGTGCGGGGACATCGACATTACCGGACATCGCCGGCCTGTTTCCTACTTCCGTGAAATTGTGTTCGGTCTCAGGGCCGAGCCCTACATCGCTGTGCATCCCCCCGAAAATTTCATGCGGGAGGCACGCCCCACTCAATGGTCTTTCAGCGACGCAGTTGCAACATGGGATTGGGATGTTGCCGAGGGAACACCGATGCGCATCGAGGTTTACAGCGCAGCGCCTGAGGTGGAACTGCAGATCAACGGCAAGAGTACAGGAGTCCGCCCGACAGGCCCCGCGAACGGGTTCAAGGCGATCTTCGAAACCGAATTCGCCGCTGGCGAGGTAACGGCTATTGCCAGAAATGCCGACGGATCGGAGGCAAGATGGAGCCTCACGACTCCGGAGGGCTTGCCCACCCTCCGGGTTCGAACCGATCGGACCACCATCGACGCCTCCGACGGCGATCTCGCGTTCGTCGACATATCCCTGGAAGACGATGCGGGCCGCGTCTTCAGACAGGGAGCGGAGCCCTTCTCTGTTGTAGTGGAGGGCGACGGCGTGTTGCAGGGGGTCGGTAATGGCAACCCGCAGTCACAGGATTCCTTCCGCTCCGACGTCGGCAACACCTACGAGGGAAGGGCACTGGCAATCGTGCGCCCCACCGGAGCAGGTGAAATCACCATCACGGTGAAAGGCGCGAACCAAACGGCCACGATCACTGTCACAGCCGTGGACCGCTTGGTGCATGCCCTGGTGCACTGA
- a CDS encoding FAD-dependent oxidoreductase codes for MKTTKTIESSATSGTTFDCDVLVIGSGAGGLSAAVTAAYHGLKVIVVEKAHVCGGATSWSGGWAWTPGNPLATAAGIKEDPELFRTYLRHRLGKNYNAERIEAFLEAVPHMVGFFHNKTSLQFVPGAKIKDIYGQTPGAGTGNRSVGPKPLNARNIKPELRSKARHQLYETSFLGMGIMAGPDLTKFLSASQGNIQGLLHATWRVGRHVLDLLIHRRNMQLVNGTALTARLLKSADDLGADIRVSTPAQHLLTDKEGKVSGAVVHSPDGRYTINASRGVVLATGGFPNDVARRAELFPKTPTGKEHWTLAPKEATGDGITMAQAVGASFNTNVESPAAWCPVSLVPYRNGRTGTFPHIMDRAKPGSIGVLRNGKRFVNEANGYYDYVEGMLKATPDGEPVEAWQIADAAYVRKFPLGMAKPLPVPLFPYLRSGYLKKGDTIEELATACGINPTALAQTVADFNENARKGIDPEFNRGTTEFNRYGGDPKNTPNPSLRAVEKGPFYAVKVLPGSFGTFAGLATDPRGRALDNAGRAINGLYVAGNDQASVMGGHYPAGGINLGPALTFGYIAGRDLAGVTDYEDGTSA; via the coding sequence GTGAAGACCACCAAAACCATCGAATCAAGCGCAACCTCCGGCACCACGTTCGACTGCGACGTCCTCGTCATCGGATCGGGCGCAGGCGGCCTCTCAGCTGCGGTCACAGCGGCCTACCACGGGCTGAAAGTCATCGTCGTGGAAAAGGCGCACGTCTGTGGCGGTGCCACGTCCTGGTCCGGCGGCTGGGCCTGGACCCCTGGAAACCCGTTGGCCACGGCCGCAGGAATCAAGGAGGACCCCGAACTCTTCCGCACCTACCTGCGCCACCGCCTCGGCAAGAACTACAACGCGGAAAGGATCGAGGCCTTCCTTGAAGCAGTCCCCCACATGGTTGGGTTCTTCCATAACAAGACCAGCCTCCAATTCGTCCCCGGGGCCAAGATCAAAGACATCTATGGCCAGACTCCTGGCGCGGGCACCGGAAACCGCTCTGTCGGCCCCAAACCCCTCAATGCACGCAATATCAAGCCCGAGCTACGTTCAAAGGCGCGCCACCAGCTCTACGAAACCTCGTTCCTGGGCATGGGCATCATGGCCGGACCTGACCTCACTAAATTCCTTTCGGCATCCCAGGGCAACATCCAGGGCCTGCTCCACGCAACATGGCGGGTGGGACGGCATGTTCTGGATCTGCTCATCCATCGTCGCAACATGCAACTCGTCAACGGCACCGCCCTCACCGCCAGGCTGTTGAAGTCAGCTGACGATCTTGGTGCTGACATCCGCGTCTCCACACCAGCCCAACACTTACTCACCGATAAGGAAGGCAAGGTGAGCGGCGCCGTCGTACATTCACCCGACGGAAGGTACACCATCAACGCTTCGCGCGGCGTCGTGCTCGCGACGGGCGGCTTCCCGAACGACGTGGCCCGCCGCGCAGAACTATTCCCTAAAACCCCCACGGGCAAGGAACACTGGACCCTGGCACCCAAGGAAGCCACCGGAGACGGCATAACGATGGCCCAGGCCGTAGGGGCAAGCTTCAACACCAACGTCGAATCGCCTGCCGCCTGGTGCCCGGTCTCCCTGGTTCCCTACCGCAACGGCCGCACAGGAACATTCCCCCACATCATGGACCGCGCCAAACCAGGCAGCATCGGCGTGCTCCGCAATGGAAAACGGTTCGTCAACGAAGCCAACGGCTACTACGACTACGTCGAAGGAATGCTCAAAGCAACGCCCGACGGCGAACCCGTCGAAGCCTGGCAAATCGCCGACGCCGCCTACGTCCGCAAGTTCCCCCTGGGAATGGCCAAACCACTGCCCGTCCCACTGTTCCCCTACCTCCGATCCGGCTACCTGAAAAAGGGCGACACGATCGAAGAACTGGCCACCGCCTGCGGCATTAATCCAACAGCATTGGCGCAAACCGTGGCGGACTTCAACGAAAACGCCCGCAAAGGCATCGACCCCGAATTCAACCGGGGAACCACCGAATTCAACCGATACGGCGGAGACCCCAAGAACACCCCCAACCCATCCCTCCGAGCCGTGGAAAAGGGTCCGTTCTACGCCGTCAAGGTTCTCCCCGGCTCCTTCGGCACCTTTGCCGGCCTCGCCACCGATCCGCGCGGGCGTGCCTTGGACAATGCAGGGCGAGCCATCAACGGACTCTACGTCGCCGGCAACGACCAAGCCTCAGTCATGGGCGGCCACTACCCCGCCGGCGGCATCAACCTCGGCCCCGCCCTCACCTTTGGATACATCGCAGGACGCGACCTGGCCGGCGTCACGGACTACGAAGACGGGACGTCAGCTTAG
- a CDS encoding MFS transporter, which produces MSTPTHPPVTISARAGRRAALASTVGAVVDWYDFFLYGTAAAVVFGPLYFPSDNQVAGLLASMGSFAVGFLFRPLGGAIFGHFGDKYGRRTMLFITVIMMGLASTAIGLLPGYAAIGVAAPILLVTLRAIQGMAVGGEWGGAALMAVENAPAGKRNFLATGVQIGSFVGLLLGTAAFSLVTAMTTPEQFLAWGWRLPFLISILFALVGLWIRAGVPESAEFAAAKEEHKAAQAPLAEALRTSPKKILAVIGMRMVDQSTFYMGFTFSLAYVKNFTDTPSSTVLTASMVAMVLAIPFLALWGRLADKFGRKWFYIIGPLAAALAAAPFFAALESGELVPMILGFVALINLGHNISTCVQQTWFTDMFDVRIRYSGAGFAYALAGAVGGFIPLIATALMASSGSWVPAAALLAGLCLIALVSSLWSYKWANKEHR; this is translated from the coding sequence ATGAGCACTCCCACCCATCCCCCGGTAACGATCAGCGCCAGGGCAGGCCGCCGTGCAGCACTGGCCAGCACAGTCGGCGCAGTCGTTGACTGGTACGACTTCTTTCTCTATGGCACAGCCGCTGCCGTTGTCTTCGGTCCCCTGTACTTCCCGTCCGACAACCAAGTTGCCGGCCTGCTGGCATCCATGGGTTCCTTCGCCGTCGGGTTCCTGTTCCGCCCACTGGGCGGGGCCATCTTCGGCCACTTCGGTGACAAGTACGGCCGCCGCACCATGCTCTTCATCACCGTCATCATGATGGGCCTGGCCAGCACGGCCATCGGGTTGCTCCCCGGTTACGCTGCCATCGGTGTCGCCGCGCCCATCCTGCTGGTGACCCTGCGGGCCATCCAAGGAATGGCTGTCGGCGGGGAATGGGGCGGAGCCGCCCTGATGGCGGTGGAAAACGCACCCGCAGGTAAGCGGAACTTCCTGGCGACCGGCGTCCAGATCGGCTCATTCGTCGGCTTGCTGCTCGGCACCGCGGCGTTCTCGCTGGTCACCGCCATGACCACCCCAGAACAGTTCCTTGCCTGGGGCTGGCGGCTGCCATTCCTGATCAGCATCCTCTTCGCCCTCGTCGGCCTCTGGATCAGGGCAGGCGTGCCGGAATCAGCGGAGTTTGCCGCAGCCAAGGAAGAACACAAAGCCGCCCAGGCACCTTTGGCCGAAGCCCTGAGGACAAGCCCGAAAAAGATCCTGGCAGTGATCGGAATGCGAATGGTGGACCAAAGCACCTTCTACATGGGCTTCACGTTCTCACTCGCCTACGTCAAGAACTTCACAGACACGCCGTCCTCAACCGTCCTGACCGCTTCCATGGTCGCCATGGTCCTGGCCATTCCCTTCCTTGCCCTCTGGGGCCGACTCGCGGACAAGTTCGGCCGGAAATGGTTCTACATCATCGGCCCACTGGCCGCAGCACTTGCAGCAGCCCCGTTCTTCGCGGCCCTAGAAAGCGGTGAGCTGGTCCCGATGATCCTTGGCTTCGTCGCGTTGATCAACCTCGGACACAATATCTCCACCTGCGTCCAGCAAACGTGGTTCACCGACATGTTCGACGTCCGGATCCGATACAGCGGCGCAGGATTTGCCTACGCACTGGCTGGTGCCGTCGGCGGTTTTATTCCCCTGATCGCCACCGCCCTGATGGCAAGCAGCGGCAGCTGGGTCCCGGCAGCAGCACTCCTTGCAGGGCTATGCCTCATAGCACTGGTCTCCAGCCTTTGGTCCTATAAGTGGGCCAACAAAGAACACCGCTGA